A single Cucumis melo cultivar AY chromosome 4, USDA_Cmelo_AY_1.0, whole genome shotgun sequence DNA region contains:
- the LOC103504463 gene encoding uncharacterized protein LOC103504463, which yields MARKQHLHELLKQDQEPFLLSNFINDRRSLLKRSSFKSHFHLKNPKPISHSPDFSAKFCRSTCFFSFNHSPDLANSSPLFGFQSPVKTPYRSPNPVFFHVPARTAGLLLEAALRIQKQSTAARSKSFGKSNGLGLLGSFLKRLTHRSRSRKREIHGDGRINDPRDGPPLPAKMAIEENEKENDSVFRLSNVTGFDFCESNLCDSPFRFVLQSSSSPGHRTPELSSPVSSPARLDHQANDVESLQKLPAEDEEEEKEQSSPVSVLDPPFEDDDEGNFEDGEDEDDYNLERSFAIVQKAKHQLLKKLRRFERLAELDPLELETFLLNDEDQDEDELSDGDDIDHLKEEVEEYEKDIKQHNKEGNDSSRFQNRPSRDTKTLVCNLITEEERNIVAIEKREETMKRVYMRPDLWKRVDSNAIDVMVGKDLKEEVDGWNRNKEPRGEIGIEIEVAIFSLLVEEMQSELHCLAH from the exons ATGGCTCGAAAGCAACACTTACACGAGCTTTTGAAACAGGATCAAGAACCCTTTCTTCTCTCCAATTTCATCAATGACAGACGCTCTCTTCTCAAGCGCTCTTCCTTCAAATCCCATTTCCATCTCAAAAACCCAAAACCCATTTCCCATTCCCCTGATTTTTCAGCTAAATTTTGCAGGAGCACCTGTTTTTTCTCTTTCAACCATTCCCCTGATCTTGCTAACTCATCCCCGCTTTTTGGGTTTCAGTCTCCGGTAAAAACCCCTTATCGAAGCCCCAATCCTGTTTTCTTTCATGTTCCGGCTAGAACGGCTGGACTTCTTTTGGAAGCTGCTTTGAGGATTCAGAAACAGTCAACGGCTGCGAGATCCAAATCCTTTGGAAAATCGAATGGATTAGGCCTTTTGGGTTCTTTTCTTAAGCGTTTGACTCATCGGAGCCGTTCTCGGAAGCGAGAGATCCACGGCGATGGTCGGATAAACGACCCCCGTGATGGCCCGCCATTGCCGGCGAAAATGGCGATCGAGGAGAACGAGAAAGAGAACGACTCTGTTTTTCGGCTGAGTAATGTAACAGGCTTTGATTTCTGTGAGAGTAATTTATGCGATAGTCCTTTTCGGTTCGTGCTTCAATCGAGCTCTTCACCCGGTCACCGGACGCCAGAGCTCTCTTCACCGGTGTCTTCTCCGGCTCGCCTAGACCATCAG GCCAATGATGTAGAGAGCTTGCAAAAATTGCCGGCTGAGGATGAGGAGGAAGAGAAAGAACAGAGCAGTCCCGTGTCGGTATTGGATCCTCCGTTTGAGGACGACGACGAAGGAAATTTCGAGGATGGCGAGGACGAGGATGATTACAATTTGGAACGCAGCTTCGCCATTGTACAAA AGGCAAAGCATCAGCTACTGAAAAAACTTCGAAGATTCGAGAGGCTAGCAGAACTAGACCCCTTAGAACTCGAGACATTTCTACTAAACGACGAAGACCAAGATGAAGACGAACTCAGTGATGGCGATGACATTGATCATCTcaaggaagaagtagaagaaTACGAAAAGGACATCAAACAACACAACAAAGAGGGCAATGACAGTTCAAGGTTCCAAAATCGACCCTCAAGAGATACAAAGACACTCGTCTGCAATCTCATTACTGAGGAAGAGAGGAACATAGTtgcgatagagaagagagaagagacAATGAAGAGGGTGTACATGAGACCAGATTTGTGGAAACGGGTAGACTCGAATGCCATCGACGTGATGGTGGGGAAAGATTTGAAAGAAGAAGTTGATGGATGGAACAGAAATAAGGAGCCGAGAGGAGAAATAGGCATTGAAATAGAGGTTGCAATCTTCAGCTTGCTGGTGGAAGAAATGCAAAGTGAACTACATTGCTTAGCTCATTAA
- the LOC103486581 gene encoding uncharacterized protein LOC103486581: protein MQPEQAQQQQQLMVQNNTGSLSFSSHLSKEDEEISRSALSTFRAKEEEIERKKMEVREKVQAQLGRVEEETKRLACIREELEALADPMRKEVAQVRKRIDAVNKELKPLGHTCQKKEKEYKEALEAFNDKNKEKVQLITKLMELVSESERLRLKKLEELSKNIDTIR from the exons ATGCAGCCTGAACAAGCTCAACAACAGCAACAGTTAATGGTGCAGAACAACACAGGAAGCTTAAGCTTCAGCAGCCATTTGTCTAAGGAAGATGAAGAGATTTCCAGGTCGGCTCTTTCCACTTTCAGAGCTAAGGAAGAGGAGATCGAGAGGAAGAAGATGGAAGTTAGAGAGAAGGTTCAAGCTCAGTTAGGCCGAGTTGAAGAAGAAACCAAACGCCTTGCTTGCATCCGTGAG GAACTTGAAGCACTGGCAGATCCAATGAGGAAGGAAGTGGCACAGGTTCGTAAAAGGATCGATGCCGTAAACAAGGAATTAAAGCCTCTGGGACATACCTGTCAAAAGAAG GAAAAAGAGTACAAGGAAGCCCTTGAAGCCTTTAACGACAAGAACAAGGAGAAGGTTCAGCTCATCACGAAATTAATGGAG CTGGTGAGTGAAAGTGAGAGGTTGAGGCTGAAGAAGCTGGAGGAGCTGAGTAAGAACATAGATACGATTCGGTAA